From Micromonospora carbonacea:
CGTCGAAGGCGGCCAGGAAGGCGTCCGCGATCACCGCGTGGCCCGGCAGTCCCGGGTGGACCCGGTCGTCGGCCCAGCGGCTCGACGGGCTGTGCGCCAGCACCCGGTCGAAGGCCGCCTGGGTGGCGACGTGCACGGCCTCGAAGTCCTTGGCGACGGCGGCCACCACCGCCGCGTAGCGATCGGTCTCGGCGCGCTGCGGCTCGTCGACGTCGGCCTCGATGAGGAACGGGTCGGCCAGCACCAGCCGGCAACCGGTGGCGGTCACGGCGCGGCGCAGCAGGGCGCGCAGGGTGCGCTCGTATTCGTCGATCGGCACGGCCTCGGCCTCCTGGCCGGGGCTGAACGCGCGCCAGATGTCGTTGATGCCGACCATCACGCAGAGCCAGTCGGGGCGCTCGGCGATGGCGTCGGCGTCCCAGCGGGCGGCGAGGTCGCGTATCGTGTCGCCGCCGACGCCCCGGTTGACCCAGGTCAGCTCGCGCTCCGGGTAGCGGGCGTCGACGAACGCGCGGACCAGGCTCAGGTAGCCGTCGCCGTAGGGGGCGGCGTGGTCGCGCCGGCCGCAGTCGGTGATGCTGTCCCCGATGAACACGACCCGTTGACCGGCACCCAGCAGCATGCGCGCGACTCCGTCCCGACCCGTGGCGCAGCGCCGCCCCGATCGCTTGGCCGGGGGGTCGCCGCGCGGTATCTTTGGCAATTCAGGCACAAAAAAGGAACGGCGTGCAGAATGCCGTTCCTGACGCAATTCTAATTATTGGGGAGAAGGCTTGTCAAGGCACTCCGTGGGTCCCGACGAGCTGCGCAACGACGACCAGAACGGGCACGCCGACGAGATCGGCCACGAGCAGGAATACGTCTCCATGCTCTACGACCGGCTGGACGGCCTGCGGGAACAGTCCGCCCGGCGGCTCGCCGAACAGCTCCGCGCCGGCGGCGGCACCCAGCAGGCGCGGTCCCAGCGCGACAGCGCCGTGAAGATGTACGCCGAGCAGGTCGAGCAGTACTCCGCCGTGGAGAACGGGCTGTGCTTCGGCCGGCTGGACACCGACGACGACGCCCGCCACTACATCGGCCGGATCGGGATCTTCGACACCAGCGGCGACTACGATCCGCTGCTGATGGACTGGCGGGCCCCGGCCGCCCGCGCCTTCTACCTGGCCACCGCCGCCAACCCGCAGGGCGTGCGGCGACGCCGGCACCTGCGTACCCGGCAGCGGAAGGTGGTCGCCCTCAACGACGAGGTGCTCGACCTCGCCACCGCCTCCCCCACCGCCCACGAGGAGCTGACCGGCGAGGCGTCCCTGCTCGCCGCGCTCAACGCCGGGCGCACCGGCCGGATGCGCGACATCGTCGAGACGATCCAGGCCGAGCAGGACCGGATCATCCGCGCCGACCTGCCCGGGACCCTGGTCGTGCAGGGCGGCCCCGGCACCGGCAAGACCGCCGTCGCCCTGCACCGGGCGGCCTACCTGCTCTACACCCACCGACGGGAGCTGGCCACCCGGGGCGTGCTGCTGGTCGGCCCGAACGAGACGTTCCTGCGCTACATCTCCCAGGTGCTGCCGGCGCTGGCCGAGACGGGCGTGCTGCTGCGTACCCCCGGGGACCTGTTCCCCGGCGTCAGCGCCCGCCGGGCGGAGCCGGCGCGGACGGCGGCGCTCAAGGGCCGGGCGGAGATGACGCAGGTGCTGGCCGCAGCCGTGCGGGACCGGCAGTGGGTGCCCGACGAACCGCTGGAGATCGAGGTCGAGCGGGAGGTGCTGCCGCTGGCCCCGGAGACCGTGCGGACCGCCCGGGACCGGGCCCGCCGCTCCGGACGGCCGCACAACCTGGCCCGCGCGGTCTTCGACGTCGAGGTCGTGCACGCCCTCGCCGCCCAGGTCGCCGAGCGCATCGGCGCGGACCCGCTCGGCGGGGCCAACCTCCTGGAGGAGGCCGACGTCGCGGAGATCCGCCGGGAGCTGCGCGAGGAGCCCGGGGTGCGGGCCGCGCTGGACCAGCTCTGGCCGGTGCTCACCCCGCAGCGCCTGCTCGCCGACCTGTACGCCGACCCGGACCGCATCGCCGCCGCCACGCCCGGCTGGACCGACGCCGACCGGGCGGCGCTGCGCCGCGAGCCGGGCGGCTGGACGCCGGCCGACGTGCCGCTGCTGGACGAGGCCGCCGAGCTGCTCGGCGAGGACGACCGGGCCGCCGAGGCCCGCCGGGCCCGCCTGCGCGCCCTGCAACGCGAGTACGCCGAAGGCGTGCTGGAGATCGCCCGGGGCTCCCGGTCGATCGACGTGGAGGACGAGGCGGAGGGCGGCGAGATCCTCGGGGTGGCCGACCTGCTGGACGCCGACCGGCTGCTGGAGCGGCAGGAGTCCAGCGACGGGCTGACCACCGCCCAGCGGGCCGCCGCCGACCGGAGCTGGGCGTTCGGGCACGTCATCGTCGACGAGGCGCAGGAGCTGTCGCCGATGGCCTGGCGGCTGCTGATGCGCCGCTGCCCCAGCCGGTCCATGACGATCGTCGGGGACGTGGCGCAGACCGGCGCGCTCGCCGGCACCCCGTCGTGGGGCGAGGCGCTGGAGCCGTACGTGGCGCAGCGGTGGCGGCTGGAGGAGCTGACGGTCAGCTACCGCACCCCCGCCGAGATCATGTCGGTGGCGGCCGGGGTGCTGGCCGAGATCGACCCGCACCTGCGCCCGCCCCGCTCGGTGCGCCGCAGCGGGGTGCCGCCGTGGGAACGCGCGGTCGACGGGGGCCGGCTGGCCGGCGAGCTGGCCGACGCCGCCGTCGCCGAGGCTGCCGACCTGACCGACGGGCGGCTCGGGGTGATCGTGCCCGCCGGCCGGGTCGACGCGCTGGGCCCGGCGCTGCTGGCGGTCCTGCCCGAGGCGGCCGTCGGCGACCACCCGGAGTTGGAGAGCCGGGTGGTGCTGCTGACGGTGGCCCAGGCCAAGGGGCTGGAGTTCGACACCGTCCTGGTGGTCGACCCGGACGGGATCGTCGCGGAGTCGCCACGCGGGCACAGCGACCTCTACGTCGCGCTGACCCGCGCCACCCAGCGCCTCGGCGTCCTGCGACCCGCCTGACCCGCCCCGGCTACCGGAAGCTTGGACGGTTGCCGTCTGCTGTGGACGGCAACCGTCCAAGGTCTGGTCGCCCTGGCGGCCGGTCAGTCCTCGGTGAAGTCGCCGACCTGGCTGGCGCTGCTGGACTGGTCGCTGGTCGCGCCGCCCGCCGGGGTGCTCAGCCCGCCCGTGGTCGCGTCGCCCGTGGTGGTCGGCGCGACCTTCCCCGGGTGCCGCTCCGGCTGCCGGGCCACCCGGCGGACGCTCGCCGGCCCGGCCGTGCCGCCGGTCGTGGTGACCGCGCCCTGGCCCCGGGTGGGGCCGCCGTCGCGCAGCACCGCCGGGTCGATCCGGACGTGCGCCGGGTCGTCCGGGTCCTCGTCCTGAATGACCCGCTGCACGTCGGTCTGCGGCACGGTGACCTCGTCGAGGGCCCCCTCGCCGTAGACGCCGCCGGCGATCCGTTCCTCGGCCTTGCGGGCGGACTCCCGCATCGTGTCGTCCTCACGCACGTCCATCACCTCGCAGAAGTGTCGGAATCGTGCTGCGTGCCCGGCCCGGGGGCGACCAAACGTGCCCGCGCCGCGCGCCCCGGCCGCGCACCGCACCACCCGGTCCGCCCGCACCGCCCGGTCCGCCCGCACCGCCCGGTCCGCTTGCTCCGCCCGCCGCCCAGCCCGGCCACCCGCACCCGCCCCGAGCTGCTGCTATCCGGCGACAGGAGGGTGTTACCTCGCCGGGGAGCCGGGTAGTCGGGGGGTGCCCCCGCCACGAACGTCAACCGTGCCGTGGCCGAAACGCGGTAGCGGGGCGAGGGAGCGCAGTAAGGACTCATCGCATCCTGAGGAGGACAAGATGAGCACGCAGGCTGCATCCACCAGGCCGATGAACCGCACGCAGGAAGCCCCGAACCGGGCGATGAACGACATGCCGAACCGCGCGATGCAGGAGGCGCCCACCCGGCCGATGCCGATGATGCACGACGGGCACCGGGAGCCGATGATGGCACCGGGCACGGAGACCAAGCAGGCCTTCATGACCACGGAGTTCTGGGTCTACGTCGCCTCCGTCATCGGCGTGCTCGCCGCGTCGTACCTGGTCGGCAAGAACTCGGTCGGCGTGGACATCTTCCGCGCGCCGCAGGCCTGGTTCTTCATCACGCTGCTGACCATCGGCTACCTCGGCAGCCGGGGCCTGGCCAAGGCCGGCAGCAACTTCCGCAGCGGCGCGGAGCGCAAGGCCCGGCACTGACGCCGGACCAGCTCCGAGCAGCACGGTGGCCCGCCGGGATTCCCGGCGGGCCACCGTCGCGTTTCTTCGCGTACGTGCCGGACTACTCCTCGCCGAAGCCCCAGTCCTCGGCGAAGTCGCCCTCGATGGCGTCCTCGATCATCTCGCCGGCGACCATCCCGCCGACCGCGCCGAGCGCCGCCCCGGCGACGATCCCGCCCATCCCGGGACCCCGGCCGCGACCGTGGCCGTGCTGCATCGGGTAGCCGTGCTGCGGCGGGTAGCCCTGCGGGGCCCCGAAGCCCTGGGCGCGCAGGCCGCCGTAGCGCGACGTGGTCTCCTTCAGCCAGCCGTCGACCACCTGCGCCCAGTCGACGCGGTCGGCGTCGGCGTGCGAGACCGTGTAGCGCCCGAAGACGTCGTGGCCGGCGCTGAGGAAGCCGCCCCGCTTGTCGCACTCAAGGATCACGTCGATGCCCTGCTGGCTGGTGACGAACGTCAGCTCGACCTCGTTGATGACCTGCGCGTACTGCGGGGCCGCGAAGTACTCGATCTCCTGGTAGAAGGGCAGCGTCTGCTGCACGCCGTGGATGTGGCCGCGCTCCAGGTCGGCGCCCTTGAACCGGAAGCCGAGCCGGGCGAACGCCTCCAGGATCCGCTCCTGCACCGGCAGCGGGTGCACCGCCACCTGGTCGAGGTCGCTCTTGTCGACGGCCCGGGCCACCGCCACCTCGGTGCGCAGCCCCATGGTCATGCCGTGCAGGCGCTGGCCGTACACGTCGGTGATCGGGGTCTCCCACGGCACCGGGAGCTGGAACGGGATCGACAGCTGCTGCTTCGGGGCGAGCTCGAAGGCCCCGCTGACCGGCATCCGGTGGAACTCCATGATGCCCGCGTACTCGCTGTCGCCGCTCTCGATCTCGACACGGGTGACCAGGCCGACGGCGATCTGCTCGATGGCGGCCGGGGCCTCCCCGCCGACCAGGTTGACCCGGCCGTCGAGGGCCAGACCGGGCCGGGTGTTCGGGTTCGCGAGAACGGTGTCCACGGTCGGACCGCCCACCCCGAACGCGCTCAACATCTTCTTGAAGACCATCGCCACTCCCGCAGGTGCGCGCTCCACCCTGGAGCGTCGCAGCTCACGGCACCGACCCTAGCCAACACCGCTGTGAGATGCCTGGGAACACACCGTGCCCTGCTCGGCGTGCTCGGCGGCGTCCGGCGGGCGTGAGAAGGGGGCCCTTCTCTACCGTATGCGTTAACAGGGGGCCCTTCCTTACACCTCCACCACGACCAGGTCGCCCACCTGCTCGGCGAGCGGGGCACGGGCCGCCGGGTCGAGCCCCGCGTCGGTGATCAGCACGTCCGCGTCGGCGAGCGGGGCGATGGTGGCGATGCCGATCGTCTCCCACTTGGTGTGGTCGGCCAGCACCACCAGCCGCCGGGCGGCGTGCACCAGCCGCCGGTTGATGCCGGCCTCCAGCAGGTTGGGGGTGGTGAAACCGGTGCGCGGGCTCATCCCGTGCACCCCGAGGAAGAGCACGTCGACGTTGAGCGTGCTCACGGCGGCCTCCGCCACCGGCCCGGTCAGCGCGTCCGACGGGGTGCGGATGCCGCCGGTGAGCACGACCGTGCGGTCGGCCCGCGGGTCGGCGTAGAGCGCGTCGGCGACGGGGATCGAGTTGGTCACCACGGTCAGCCCGCGCACGTCGGCGAGCAGGGTGGCCAGGGCGGCCGTGGTGGTGCCGGCGGAGAGCGCGATCGCCATGCCGGGCTCGACGAGGGTGGCGGCCCGCGCGGCGATGGCCCGCTTCTCGTCGCGCTGGCGGATCGACTTCGCGGCGAAGCCGGGCTCCTCGGCCGAGCCCGGCCCGGCCAGGGTCGCGCCGCCGTGCACCTTGTCGATCAGCCCGCGTTCGGCGAGGACCTCCAGGTCGCGGCGG
This genomic window contains:
- a CDS encoding SGNH/GDSL hydrolase family protein is translated as MLLGAGQRVVFIGDSITDCGRRDHAAPYGDGYLSLVRAFVDARYPERELTWVNRGVGGDTIRDLAARWDADAIAERPDWLCVMVGINDIWRAFSPGQEAEAVPIDEYERTLRALLRRAVTATGCRLVLADPFLIEADVDEPQRAETDRYAAVVAAVAKDFEAVHVATQAAFDRVLAHSPSSRWADDRVHPGLPGHAVIADAFLAAFDA
- a CDS encoding HelD family protein, which translates into the protein MLYDRLDGLREQSARRLAEQLRAGGGTQQARSQRDSAVKMYAEQVEQYSAVENGLCFGRLDTDDDARHYIGRIGIFDTSGDYDPLLMDWRAPAARAFYLATAANPQGVRRRRHLRTRQRKVVALNDEVLDLATASPTAHEELTGEASLLAALNAGRTGRMRDIVETIQAEQDRIIRADLPGTLVVQGGPGTGKTAVALHRAAYLLYTHRRELATRGVLLVGPNETFLRYISQVLPALAETGVLLRTPGDLFPGVSARRAEPARTAALKGRAEMTQVLAAAVRDRQWVPDEPLEIEVEREVLPLAPETVRTARDRARRSGRPHNLARAVFDVEVVHALAAQVAERIGADPLGGANLLEEADVAEIRRELREEPGVRAALDQLWPVLTPQRLLADLYADPDRIAAATPGWTDADRAALRREPGGWTPADVPLLDEAAELLGEDDRAAEARRARLRALQREYAEGVLEIARGSRSIDVEDEAEGGEILGVADLLDADRLLERQESSDGLTTAQRAAADRSWAFGHVIVDEAQELSPMAWRLLMRRCPSRSMTIVGDVAQTGALAGTPSWGEALEPYVAQRWRLEELTVSYRTPAEIMSVAAGVLAEIDPHLRPPRSVRRSGVPPWERAVDGGRLAGELADAAVAEAADLTDGRLGVIVPAGRVDALGPALLAVLPEAAVGDHPELESRVVLLTVAQAKGLEFDTVLVVDPDGIVAESPRGHSDLYVALTRATQRLGVLRPA
- a CDS encoding sporulation protein, which produces MVFKKMLSAFGVGGPTVDTVLANPNTRPGLALDGRVNLVGGEAPAAIEQIAVGLVTRVEIESGDSEYAGIMEFHRMPVSGAFELAPKQQLSIPFQLPVPWETPITDVYGQRLHGMTMGLRTEVAVARAVDKSDLDQVAVHPLPVQERILEAFARLGFRFKGADLERGHIHGVQQTLPFYQEIEYFAAPQYAQVINEVELTFVTSQQGIDVILECDKRGGFLSAGHDVFGRYTVSHADADRVDWAQVVDGWLKETTSRYGGLRAQGFGAPQGYPPQHGYPMQHGHGRGRGPGMGGIVAGAALGAVGGMVAGEMIEDAIEGDFAEDWGFGEE
- a CDS encoding DeoR/GlpR family DNA-binding transcription regulator: MLAQQRQSAILELIRQRGGVRVSHLVTRFGVSDMTIRRDLEVLAERGLIDKVHGGATLAGPGSAEEPGFAAKSIRQRDEKRAIAARAATLVEPGMAIALSAGTTTAALATLLADVRGLTVVTNSIPVADALYADPRADRTVVLTGGIRTPSDALTGPVAEAAVSTLNVDVLFLGVHGMSPRTGFTTPNLLEAGINRRLVHAARRLVVLADHTKWETIGIATIAPLADADVLITDAGLDPAARAPLAEQVGDLVVVEV